The genomic segment GAATTTCTATAGACTCAGCCGAGACTTCTGACAATGACGATCCcagttttctatatttattgttatcaattatagttatcttttaatttttttttatacgagAAACGTTGGCCACCCAATTGATGTGACTAGACTATTCAATCATCAATAAAATGGGTCGAAGAACTTCGTCATAGATATCGATATCTTTTACAATTGTATTTAGTTACTTTGATCAATGATAACTTTCTTCTATGCTTACCAATTCTTCATTGTCTATGTTTCTATATAGGACAGTATCAATTAGAATGCGTGAATGTGTGATTGAAAGTTCATATATAAACCAAAAATTTATGTTGTGTGgtgtttgatatacctgtatttgtttgtgttgttcatatacatactgcaggccactctgagttatttctcttggttcattttgtttaatttatacaAATTACCTCAGCCATCAATGTGTTCTGCTCTTCTTCGTGTATTTCTAAGTCCCTCAAGTACCTGAGATAAGGTAAGATAACTGTTGTGCAGGTGATGCTAATTCAGGCAGAAGCATGTCTCCATGATTGTTCTCTTATCTCCAAACAATAAACCTGTCCTTTTCTTTAATAGCATGTCAAGTCTGGAGAAATCTTAACTCTCGAGATTGTCTTCCCTTCTCAAGTGGAGCTGgtattaatttcttatttctttattgcccacaaggagctaaacatagaggggacaaacaaggacagacaaacggattaagtcgattacatcaaccaaagtgcgtaactggtacttaatttatcgaccccgaaaggatgaaaggcaaagtcgacctcggcggaatttgaactcagaacgtaacggcagacgaaataccgctaagcatttcgcccggcgtgctaacgtttttgccagctcaccgccttcactgCCCGTTTgtggtattaatttttatttggtaattatgacatcCTCCAGAgtcggagataattttaataaaccaagaatttttgttgcatgggattTGATACACAACATATACCAAACAATACGTTCCTATTCTTCGCGTTTTTAGACTCTGTTCCTAATTTTCAGAGCAACTCACTTGGACAGTAATTTCTCATTTATAAATGATTTTGAGTTTCAATCCTATTCTGTTCACTGAGAAGTTCGTCTTTTCTCTGTAGTTCATACCTGGATCAATTGTAGAGAAGCTCAGTTACGTCATAGTTTTCTTGTTATCTTCTACTGCTATCCATGGTTAACTAAGGTAATGTAAATGATTTCCAAATCCCATCCACAGAAGCTGGTCACAAGTCTCTTTTCCTCTGGAGAGTGCCAAGGATGTGCTCATATCTTGCTTGCAAACCCTCAGACCTTTGGCCTGATTCCTCTACCTCTCAAGCCATTCCAGTAATTGCGACTGTAAATTCCGTAAAAGGCCAGAAGAATTTGCTGAACGTGTACGAATTTGATATGAAGTCATTGTGGAAATGGTGGTGTAACCGCCAAAACTGCTGGTTTTATACTTATTATGGTGATGAAGTCTCGAACTGAGTTGGAAATATTTGCATGAAGAGTTTAACAAACCTATTAGATTCCTTGAAATTTGCACAGTGGCCTCTATCATCGATTCCGTGAGTGATAGCGGATATTTACATCAACCGGTACACAAACAGGTACAAAACTGCAGCAAATAGGGCTGCATATATTTTCGTAATCTGATTCAAAGCAAGTACACAGCGCAAGTAAATTTACGTCAACCGGTGTTATGGGGTTAAAAAACTAActagaaataatgaaatttctTGGAAGTTCATCGCAGAAAGAGCATCGATCTTTTGTCCAGGAGAATTAAATAGGTTATTGCTATTTGCAGCGTACATAAACTAGGACTCAGCTAAACTAGTTAGATATACACTGATTTTGTGGATTAATTTATTTATAGTGCGCTACAGAACGTTTTCAGATAAATTGAAATGTAAGCCATTACTTTTTTATTAACTTGCAATTTTCATCTTCCTTTGAAAAGTTAAAAAATTGGCTACGCTCcacatttttaaatatcttttttggcaaaaaaaatcaCTGGGATCGACCAGATAAGTTTTTAGATTTCTTTGACCCTCATCAGATAAAGAATACCAATCTATTTCTGGTTGATAGATTTGTGTCATACATCACTTGTATACAAACAAGAGATCGGTTAAAAGGACCAGTATATTTTGCTTAATAGCTCATGCACCTACAGCATGACGTAATTCATTACTTTATAGTGTAGCACACGCTATTTCTCGATTGCTTCAAATGTAAGATATAACTGGTTTAATATGTATCACAGTCTTTAATGATGTATTATTAAAGATGATTTAGTGCAACAAGataattttggttttttttttaccgattctatttaattataataaccAAAGCCAGTTTGTTTTTctctgaagaaaaataaatagtttatatttttaatacaaattgtcatttttaaacataaaaactaattatttttgttttctctttcaggTTTTGGTATGACAACACCAAGCACACCTAATGggaaaattcttttaattttctatgGATTTTTCGGCTGTGCAGgtgccattttattttttaacttattTCTTGAACGAATCATTACATTCTTGGCACATATCTTAAAAGGTATTCATGAAAAAAGCCAGCGCCAAAAGTCCAGCCAGGTTTCTGAGAAACACGACAGTGAAAGGCGAGATTCATCTGTTTCAGAAGATAGTTTAGATGCATGGAAACCCTCCGTATATTGGGTTATGCTTATCCTTCTCTGTGGTGCCATTTTGGTTGCTTGCTGTGCTTCAGCTATGTATCATTCCGTCGAAAACTGGAGCTACTTTGAATcgatatatttttgctttgttgcCTTTTCTACAATTGGCTTCGGAGATTATACAGTGAGTCAAAAAACCCAGTATGACTACATTCACTTGTATCGACTTggaaattttgtatttattattataggATGCTGTTGTATATACAGCTTATTTAATGTGGCCTCTATTATCATAAAGCAATTTTTAAACTGGATTTTACGTAAATTAAACTGTCGCTGTCAATGTCGTAGAGAAATACCGACATTTCGGGCCAGACGCAACGCTATTACTCCTGGAATACGACAGAGTCAACGTAAGGCCAAATCAGACAGTGTAACAATGGTAGATGTAGATTATGACAGTGATAATGAATATCGACGTACGTCTGGGGAAATGATATCGATGCATGATTTCTTGCAagctaaaaatattaatattgccATGATGCAAAAACGTCTTTGGGAAACAGCACAGCGTGGCATGTTACAACAAGCTCAAAACGAAAGTGGATTCCATGGCGGTGTTGGGCCTCTTGCCATATTGAACAGAAAACTCGGTAAAGATGAGATATGATCAGAAACTTAACAAATATTTTAGTCactttatttaatcaaaaatataaacatttgagGCTAACATTGACACGTTAAAATAGCTTGATATGATAACAGAAATTTCTCACCACAAAATTCGATGCTTCCAGACAAGAAACTGTTAATTTCTTGTGCTtcagaatatttaatttcttacaAAATATCGACACCTTTGAGACAATAAAATTTAACTTGACCGAAAGGCTtatttttcagaaagaaaaaaaaacatttttagaatGAAAAACTAATTAACTAAAcggcagaagaaaagaaatgtttttagtttttgtgttAATATATGGTTCATACATTGAATGTGtgattttttaattgttaattgaaGGTTAGTTAATGAAATTTTTATCTTGGAATATTGTTGTAAGAGAAAACAGGTTT from the Octopus bimaculoides isolate UCB-OBI-ISO-001 chromosome 11, ASM119413v2, whole genome shotgun sequence genome contains:
- the LOC106873917 gene encoding potassium channel subfamily K member 13, which codes for MPRPGNHGCFSFLHLQEDNARFLLLFIVMMGYLMFGAGIFMILESPNEEAERIKINASVEAFLERYPEANRTDLELLLLEYAHASAAGFVESKATRWDYVGSFYFVGTVVSTIGFGMTTPSTPNGKILLIFYGFFGCAGAILFFNLFLERIITFLAHILKGIHEKSQRQKSSQVSEKHDSERRDSSVSEDSLDAWKPSVYWVMLILLCGAILVACCASAMYHSVENWSYFESIYFCFVAFSTIGFGDYTVSQKTQYDYIHLYRLGNFVFIIIGCCCIYSLFNVASIIIKQFLNWILRKLNCRCQCRREIPTFRARRNAITPGIRQSQRKAKSDSVTMVDVDYDSDNEYRRTSGEMISMHDFLQAKNINIAMMQKRLWETAQRGMLQQAQNESGFHGGVGPLAILNRKLGKDEI